One part of the Mesorhizobium sp. M4B.F.Ca.ET.058.02.1.1 genome encodes these proteins:
- a CDS encoding ribbon-helix-helix domain-containing protein translates to MSPVEKRSVTIRGHRTSYSLEKAFYDDLVAIAAARKLTLAALVAEIDETRPRDANLSSALRLCVLDWAKRGKSGSS, encoded by the coding sequence GTGAGCCCGGTCGAAAAGCGTTCCGTGACCATCCGCGGCCATCGCACCAGCTATTCGCTCGAAAAGGCCTTCTACGACGATCTCGTCGCCATCGCCGCGGCGCGAAAGCTGACGCTTGCCGCTCTCGTCGCCGAGATCGACGAAACCCGTCCGCGCGACGCCAACCTCTCCTCCGCGCTCAGGCTTTGCGTTCTGGATTGGGCCAAACGCGGGAAGAGCGGTTCGTCCTAG
- a CDS encoding TetR/AcrR family transcriptional regulator has product MKPCVSPDNFPPRSHEAKRISVVEAAASVFCREGFAGANIDLIAAEAGVSRQTVYNHHGDKEKLFIAVVRDLTERCNAGIFATIATFPDQPTDIAADLVGFAVRMNRNCICNRDGRFLRKLIQAEGERYPELFAEWREQGPGRTWSALAARFARLAYAGYLSIEDPDVAARQFLALVNAELQITFMLGGAPKESEVLQSASNGVRTFLRAFGRQKATAHAAKKSVLVGA; this is encoded by the coding sequence ATGAAGCCCTGCGTTTCTCCTGACAATTTCCCGCCACGCAGCCACGAGGCAAAGCGCATTTCGGTCGTCGAGGCCGCTGCTTCGGTCTTCTGCCGCGAAGGGTTTGCCGGCGCCAACATCGATCTGATCGCCGCCGAGGCCGGCGTGTCGCGCCAGACCGTCTACAACCATCATGGCGACAAGGAAAAGCTCTTCATCGCCGTGGTGCGCGACCTGACCGAGCGCTGCAACGCCGGCATCTTCGCCACCATCGCCACCTTTCCCGACCAGCCCACCGACATCGCGGCCGATCTTGTTGGCTTCGCCGTGCGCATGAACCGCAACTGCATCTGCAACCGCGACGGCAGGTTCTTGCGCAAGCTGATCCAGGCCGAGGGCGAGCGCTATCCCGAACTGTTCGCCGAATGGCGCGAGCAAGGCCCGGGCCGCACCTGGTCGGCGCTTGCCGCCCGCTTCGCCCGTCTTGCGTATGCCGGCTATCTCTCGATCGAGGACCCCGACGTGGCTGCGCGCCAGTTCCTGGCTCTCGTCAACGCGGAATTGCAGATAACCTTCATGCTTGGCGGCGCGCCAAAGGAAAGCGAAGTGTTGCAATCCGCCAGCAATGGCGTGCGCACCTTCCTTCGCGCCTTCGGCAGGCAGAAGGCCACGGCGCATGCGGCCAAGAAGAGCGTGCTCGTCGGCGCCTGA
- a CDS encoding dihydrofolate reductase, producing MDIAIYVAIADNGVIGRDGGLPWRLSTDLKRFKADTMGKPIIMGRKTYEGIGRPLPGRLNIVVTRDKAWRAEGIEIAHSLKEAIALANVRGRCMAGADEICVVGGGEIYAQALPLADRLHVTHVLASVEGDAHFPPIDTDQWRVASAEDFPAGEKDSHATRYTVYERRGGAN from the coding sequence ATGGATATCGCAATCTACGTCGCCATCGCCGACAACGGCGTGATTGGGCGCGATGGCGGCCTGCCGTGGCGGCTTTCCACCGATCTCAAGCGGTTCAAGGCCGACACAATGGGCAAGCCGATCATCATGGGTCGCAAGACCTATGAGGGCATTGGCCGGCCGCTGCCGGGCCGGCTCAACATCGTGGTGACGCGCGACAAGGCCTGGCGGGCCGAAGGAATCGAAATCGCGCATTCGCTCAAGGAGGCCATCGCGCTTGCCAATGTGCGCGGGCGCTGCATGGCCGGCGCCGACGAGATCTGCGTTGTCGGGGGCGGCGAAATCTATGCCCAGGCATTGCCGCTGGCCGACCGACTGCATGTTACCCATGTGCTCGCAAGTGTCGAGGGCGATGCGCATTTTCCGCCGATCGACACGGACCAGTGGCGCGTCGCCAGCGCCGAGGACTTTCCGGCCGGCGAAAAGGACAGCCACGCGACCCGCTATACGGTCTACGAGCGCCGTGGCGGCGCAAACTGA
- a CDS encoding DUF4169 family protein: MGDVVNLRQVRKQKARTEKERQAGENRALHGRSKADRDRDRMAADKAEHFIADHRREKPGDSNES; this comes from the coding sequence ATGGGCGACGTCGTCAATCTCCGCCAGGTCCGCAAGCAGAAGGCGCGGACCGAGAAGGAGCGGCAGGCCGGCGAGAACCGTGCCCTGCATGGCCGCTCCAAAGCCGATCGGGACCGTGACCGCATGGCCGCCGACAAGGCCGAGCACTTCATCGCCGACCATCGCCGCGAAAAGCCTGGTGATTCAAACGAGAGCTGA
- the modB gene encoding molybdate ABC transporter permease subunit, whose translation MNWLLDLTPDEWNAVRLSIKVATVAMLFSLPPGIAIALVLARGRFWGKTLLNGLVHLPLILPPVVTGYLLLLTFGKRGPAGAFLAEHFGIVFSFRWTGAALACGVMGFPLMVRAIRLSIEAVDRKMEAAAGSLGANPLWVFATITLPLILPGLIAGSILSFAKAMGEFGATITFVSNIPNETQTLPSAIYTFTQVPGGDDGALRLTLISIVISMAALVASEMLAWRVGRRMDIE comes from the coding sequence ATGAACTGGCTGCTGGACCTCACTCCCGACGAATGGAATGCGGTCCGGCTGTCGATCAAGGTGGCGACGGTGGCGATGCTTTTCAGCCTGCCGCCGGGCATCGCGATCGCGCTCGTGCTCGCCCGTGGCCGGTTCTGGGGCAAGACGCTGCTCAACGGGCTGGTGCATCTGCCGCTGATCCTGCCGCCGGTGGTGACCGGCTACCTGCTGCTGCTGACCTTTGGCAAGCGCGGGCCCGCCGGCGCGTTCCTGGCCGAGCATTTCGGCATCGTCTTTTCCTTCCGCTGGACGGGTGCAGCACTTGCCTGCGGCGTGATGGGCTTTCCGCTGATGGTGCGGGCGATCCGGCTGTCGATCGAGGCGGTCGACCGCAAGATGGAGGCGGCGGCCGGCTCGCTCGGCGCCAATCCACTCTGGGTGTTTGCCACCATCACCTTGCCATTGATCCTGCCCGGCCTGATCGCCGGCTCGATCCTGTCCTTCGCCAAGGCTATGGGCGAGTTCGGCGCCACAATCACCTTCGTCTCCAATATCCCCAACGAGACGCAGACGCTGCCGTCGGCGATCTATACCTTCACGCAGGTGCCGGGCGGCGATGACGGCGCGCTCAGGCTGACGCTGATCTCGATCGTCATCTCGATGGCCGCACTGGTGGCGTCTGAGATGCTGGCCTGGCGCGTCGGCCGGCGGATGGATATCGAATGA
- a CDS encoding multidrug effflux MFS transporter: MSPKFLRIAVVLGLLSAIGPFAIDMYLPALPSIGEDLHAGTSAVQMSLLIFFLSMGFGQILVGPISDMVGRKLPLYGGLALFMVGGIGSAMAPTIEWLIAFRFLQGLGASAGMAIPRAIVRDLHTGNEAAKLMSLLMLVFSVSPILAPLTGSQIIESFGWRAVFWTVTGAAVLATILLATSLKETRPVEERAGSSFGAALSGYRFLMGDRNFLGLVSIAGFGIASFFVYLSSSSFILIDHYGLSPSVYSVFFSINAVAFIGMSQLTGMLADRFGLKRVVWVAVTGYATTMVALFAIMASGVDRLDVMAALLFVGYGFLGLVIPTTSVLAMEEHGEIAGTASALMGTLHFAIGALAMGVAGLFFDGTPLPMVAGITLCAVISFTLAKLTLGRARETVEAPAE, from the coding sequence ATGAGTCCCAAATTCCTCCGCATCGCGGTCGTGCTCGGCCTGTTGTCCGCCATCGGCCCGTTCGCCATCGACATGTATCTTCCGGCCCTGCCGTCGATCGGCGAGGACCTGCATGCCGGCACCTCTGCGGTGCAGATGAGCCTGCTGATCTTCTTCCTGTCGATGGGCTTCGGCCAGATTCTGGTCGGGCCGATCTCGGACATGGTCGGCCGCAAGCTGCCGCTTTATGGCGGCCTCGCATTGTTCATGGTCGGCGGCATCGGCTCGGCGATGGCGCCGACCATCGAATGGCTGATCGCCTTCCGGTTCCTGCAGGGCCTCGGCGCCAGCGCCGGCATGGCCATTCCGCGCGCCATCGTGCGCGACCTGCACACCGGCAATGAGGCGGCCAAGCTGATGTCGTTGCTGATGCTGGTGTTTTCGGTATCGCCGATCCTGGCGCCGCTGACCGGCAGCCAGATCATCGAGAGCTTCGGCTGGCGCGCCGTGTTCTGGACGGTGACGGGCGCGGCGGTGCTTGCCACCATCTTGCTTGCGACTTCGCTCAAGGAAACGCGGCCGGTCGAGGAACGTGCCGGCTCATCCTTCGGCGCGGCGTTGTCGGGCTACCGCTTCCTGATGGGCGACCGCAACTTCCTCGGGCTGGTCTCGATTGCCGGCTTCGGCATCGCGAGCTTCTTCGTCTACCTGTCGAGTTCGTCCTTCATCCTGATCGATCACTACGGCCTGTCCCCGTCGGTCTATAGTGTGTTCTTCTCGATCAACGCGGTTGCCTTCATCGGCATGTCGCAACTGACGGGAATGCTGGCGGATCGCTTTGGCTTGAAGCGCGTCGTCTGGGTGGCGGTGACTGGCTATGCGACGACGATGGTGGCGCTGTTCGCGATCATGGCCTCGGGCGTCGACCGGCTCGACGTGATGGCGGCGCTGCTCTTCGTCGGCTACGGCTTCCTCGGCCTGGTCATCCCGACGACCTCGGTGCTGGCCATGGAAGAGCATGGCGAGATCGCCGGCACGGCCTCGGCGCTGATGGGCACGCTGCATTTCGCCATCGGTGCGCTGGCCATGGGTGTCGCCGGACTGTTCTTCGACGGCACCCCGCTGCCGATGGTGGCCGGCATTACGCTCTGTGCGGTGATTTCTTTCACCCTCGCCAAGCTGACGCTCGGCCGCGCGCGGGAGACGGTGGAAGCGCCGGCCGAGTAA
- a CDS encoding DUF2853 family protein: MADYLADVKKYDAGASADAVEKIVKHLGIALRNRDSSLVSCTDPKELERVRENWAAKKLGVADANKADGAIEKACKAMASDNTKSRVTFYYLVAKDLSKLGSL; the protein is encoded by the coding sequence ATGGCCGACTATCTTGCGGATGTGAAGAAGTACGACGCTGGCGCCAGCGCCGACGCGGTCGAGAAGATCGTGAAGCACCTGGGCATCGCGCTCAGAAACCGCGATTCCTCGCTGGTGTCCTGCACGGACCCGAAGGAACTGGAACGCGTGCGGGAGAACTGGGCCGCCAAGAAGCTCGGCGTCGCCGACGCCAACAAGGCCGATGGCGCGATCGAGAAGGCCTGCAAGGCGATGGCCTCCGACAACACCAAAAGCCGGGTGACTTTCTACTATCTGGTGGCGAAGGATCTCAGCAAGCTCGGCTCCCTCTGA
- a CDS encoding thymidylate synthase, with protein MRQYLDLLKHVLENGVDRGDRTGTGTRGVFGYQMRFDLSRGFPVTTTKKLHLKSIIHELLWFLAGDTNIKYLKDNGVSIWDEWADENGDLGPVYGKQWRSWPDGRGGEIDQIAGLLKEIRRNPNSRRLIVSAWNPAEVEAMALPPCHCLFQFYVSEGRLSCQLYQRSGDIFLGVPFNIASYALLTLMVAQVTGLKPGDFVHTLGDAHLYSNHFEQAREQLRRTPKPLPTMWINPEVKDLFAFRFEDFRLENYFADATIKAPIAV; from the coding sequence ATGCGCCAGTATCTCGACCTGTTGAAGCATGTGCTGGAGAACGGCGTCGACCGCGGCGACCGCACCGGCACCGGCACCCGTGGGGTGTTCGGCTACCAGATGCGTTTCGACCTCTCACGCGGCTTCCCGGTCACGACAACCAAGAAGCTGCATCTGAAGTCGATCATCCACGAGCTGCTCTGGTTCCTGGCCGGTGACACCAACATCAAATACCTCAAGGACAATGGCGTCTCCATCTGGGACGAATGGGCGGACGAGAACGGCGACCTCGGTCCGGTCTATGGCAAGCAATGGCGCTCGTGGCCGGACGGCCGTGGTGGCGAGATCGACCAGATCGCGGGTCTTTTGAAGGAGATACGCCGGAACCCCAACTCGCGGCGACTGATCGTCTCGGCGTGGAACCCCGCCGAGGTGGAGGCGATGGCGTTGCCGCCCTGCCACTGCCTGTTCCAGTTCTATGTCTCGGAAGGCCGCCTCTCCTGCCAGCTCTACCAGCGCTCCGGCGACATTTTCCTCGGCGTGCCGTTCAATATCGCTTCCTACGCGCTGCTGACGCTGATGGTGGCGCAGGTGACGGGGCTTAAGCCCGGCGATTTCGTCCATACGCTTGGCGATGCGCATCTCTACTCGAACCATTTCGAGCAGGCGCGCGAGCAACTGCGGCGCACGCCGAAGCCGCTGCCGACGATGTGGATCAATCCGGAGGTGAAGGACCTTTTTGCCTTCCGGTTCGAGGATTTCCGGCTCGAGAACTACTTCGCCGATGCCACCATCAAGGCGCCGATCGCCGTTTGA
- the modA gene encoding molybdate ABC transporter substrate-binding protein, producing the protein MTHKGFGLGAIAIGVFAASLAISAPAARAEDKLIVFAAASLKDALDGVNKACEADVGEAATISYAASSALAKQIEGGAPADIFISADLDWMKYLSDRKLTKPDTEVKLLGNQIVLVAPTDSKVEAKIEKGFDLARLIGDGRLAMGDVKAVPAGKYGKAALESLGVWSSVEGKVAQAENVRAALKLVSTGEAGLGIVYATDAHAEKGVKVVGTFPEGSHPPIIYPVAQTADSKDKDAPAFLKCLESAKAAELFKAQGFTILAPSN; encoded by the coding sequence ATGACGCACAAAGGTTTTGGACTGGGAGCGATCGCCATTGGCGTTTTCGCGGCATCGCTGGCGATCTCGGCGCCGGCTGCCCGTGCCGAGGACAAGCTGATCGTGTTTGCGGCGGCCAGCCTCAAGGACGCGCTCGACGGCGTCAACAAGGCCTGCGAGGCCGATGTCGGCGAGGCGGCGACCATCTCCTACGCGGCAAGCTCAGCGCTTGCCAAGCAGATCGAGGGCGGCGCGCCGGCCGACATTTTCATCTCGGCCGACCTCGACTGGATGAAGTATCTGTCCGACAGGAAGCTGACCAAACCCGACACCGAGGTGAAGCTGCTCGGCAACCAGATCGTGCTGGTGGCGCCGACGGATTCCAAGGTTGAGGCCAAGATCGAAAAGGGCTTCGACCTTGCCAGGCTTATCGGCGATGGCAGGCTTGCCATGGGCGACGTCAAGGCTGTGCCGGCCGGCAAATACGGCAAGGCGGCGCTGGAATCGCTCGGCGTCTGGTCTTCAGTGGAAGGCAAGGTCGCGCAGGCCGAGAATGTGCGCGCGGCGCTGAAGCTGGTGTCGACCGGCGAGGCGGGGCTCGGCATCGTCTATGCCACCGATGCGCATGCCGAAAAAGGCGTCAAGGTGGTCGGCACCTTCCCGGAGGGCTCGCATCCGCCGATCATCTACCCGGTTGCCCAGACGGCAGATTCGAAGGACAAGGATGCGCCGGCATTCCTGAAGTGCCTCGAATCCGCGAAGGCGGCAGAGCTCTTCAAGGCGCAGGGCTTCACCATCCTGGCGCCTTCCAACTAA
- the modC gene encoding molybdenum ABC transporter ATP-binding protein, with product MTLLVEIGHRLGDFAIDASFESAGRLTALFGPSGSGKSTLINLIAGLIRPERGRIAVDGRVLVDTDTGAFVPMHKRRIGIVFQDARLFPHLSVAGNLRYGRWFTPASERYADIDGVVDLLGIGHLLDRRPAKLSGGEKQRVAIGRALLASPKLLLMDEPMASLDEARKAEILPYVERLRDETNIPIVYVSHSVAEVARLASDVVVLAHGKVAAAGPTGAIMQRLDLLPAEERGEGGAVLDTKVLRHDESFGMTVLDSPAGEIRVPRLARPSGAPVRLRIRARDVMIATEQPAGLSALNILAGTITAVRPGVGPTVEIAIECNGVTVLARITEQSKHTLRLALGRKVFAVIKTVSFDSATTGPGLPSEADG from the coding sequence ATGACGCTGCTCGTCGAAATCGGCCACCGCCTCGGCGATTTCGCGATCGACGCCAGTTTCGAAAGCGCTGGCCGCCTGACGGCTCTGTTCGGTCCTTCGGGCTCCGGCAAGTCGACGCTGATCAATTTGATCGCCGGGCTGATCCGACCGGAGAGGGGGCGGATCGCTGTCGATGGGCGCGTGCTGGTCGACACCGACACCGGCGCCTTCGTGCCGATGCACAAGCGGCGCATCGGCATCGTGTTCCAGGACGCGCGGCTCTTTCCGCATTTGAGTGTCGCAGGCAATCTGCGCTATGGCCGATGGTTCACGCCGGCGTCCGAGCGCTATGCCGACATCGATGGCGTGGTCGATCTGCTGGGCATCGGGCATCTGCTCGACCGGCGGCCGGCTAAGCTCTCCGGCGGCGAGAAACAGCGCGTGGCCATCGGCCGGGCGCTGCTCGCCAGCCCGAAACTGCTGCTGATGGATGAACCGATGGCCTCGCTCGACGAGGCGCGCAAGGCGGAGATCCTGCCCTATGTCGAGCGGCTGCGCGACGAGACGAATATCCCTATCGTCTATGTCAGCCATTCCGTCGCCGAAGTGGCGCGGCTGGCGAGCGACGTGGTGGTGCTGGCGCACGGCAAGGTCGCGGCCGCCGGTCCGACCGGAGCGATCATGCAGCGGCTCGACCTTTTGCCGGCGGAAGAGCGCGGCGAGGGCGGCGCGGTGCTGGACACCAAGGTGCTGCGCCATGACGAGAGCTTCGGGATGACCGTGCTCGACTCGCCGGCGGGCGAAATCCGCGTGCCGCGCCTGGCGCGGCCGTCTGGTGCGCCGGTGCGGCTGCGCATCCGCGCCCGCGACGTCATGATCGCGACCGAGCAGCCGGCGGGTCTCAGCGCGCTCAACATACTGGCGGGGACAATCACGGCGGTGAGGCCGGGTGTCGGACCGACGGTGGAGATCGCCATCGAATGCAATGGCGTGACGGTTCTGGCGCGCATCACCGAACAGTCGAAGCACACGCTTCGGCTCGCGCTCGGCCGCAAGGTCTTTGCGGTGATCAAGACGGTGAGCTTCGACAGCGCGACGACGGGGCCAGGGCTGCCATCCGAAGCCGATGGGTGA
- the cobF gene encoding precorrin-6A synthase (deacetylating), which produces MRKLLVIGIGAGNPEHMTVQAISGLNRADVLFIPDKGAKKTDLAELRRQICDRFVTNPKSRRVEFDVPVRAEPSPSYRATVDDWHEAIAEIYEGLIRDELAEDGCGAFLIWGDPSLYDSALRILERVRRRGNVDFALEVIPGITAVQALAASHKMALNRIGDPVLITTGRRLTEEGMPENAGSTVVMLDGKCAFNTLADENLVIHWGAYLGTSDEIAISGRLGDVGAEIERVREEARQRKGWIMDTYLLRKPGEPEE; this is translated from the coding sequence ATGCGCAAGCTTCTGGTCATCGGCATCGGCGCCGGCAATCCCGAACATATGACGGTCCAGGCCATCAGCGGCCTCAACCGGGCGGACGTCCTGTTTATTCCCGACAAGGGCGCGAAAAAGACCGATCTCGCCGAATTGCGCCGGCAAATCTGCGACCGCTTCGTCACCAACCCGAAATCGCGTCGGGTGGAATTCGACGTGCCGGTGCGGGCCGAACCCTCCCCTTCCTACCGCGCCACGGTCGACGACTGGCACGAGGCGATCGCCGAAATTTATGAAGGCCTGATCCGCGACGAGCTTGCGGAAGACGGCTGCGGCGCGTTCCTGATCTGGGGCGACCCCTCGCTCTACGACAGCGCGCTGCGCATCCTCGAGCGGGTGCGTCGGCGTGGCAACGTCGATTTCGCGCTCGAGGTCATTCCCGGCATCACCGCCGTCCAGGCGCTGGCCGCCAGCCACAAGATGGCACTGAATCGTATCGGCGACCCCGTGCTGATCACCACCGGCCGCCGCCTGACTGAGGAGGGCATGCCCGAGAATGCCGGCAGCACGGTCGTCATGCTCGACGGAAAATGCGCCTTCAACACGCTGGCCGACGAGAATCTCGTCATCCACTGGGGCGCCTATCTCGGCACGTCGGACGAGATCGCCATCTCCGGCCGCCTTGGCGATGTCGGCGCGGAGATCGAAAGAGTGCGCGAGGAAGCCCGGCAAAGGAAGGGCTGGATCATGGACACCTATCTGCTGCGCAAACCCGGCGAGCCCGAGGAATAG
- a CDS encoding winged helix-turn-helix domain-containing protein encodes MPSLSLRINLDPDGRIGPGKIELLEQIAAFGSISAAARGMEMSYKHAWDLVEDMNRVFGKPLVSAQTGGKKGGGAQLTAVGLAVVSRFRAIERAATSAAAQHMEALQAEIDAG; translated from the coding sequence ATGCCGTCGCTGAGCTTGCGGATAAACCTCGATCCCGACGGGCGTATCGGGCCGGGCAAGATCGAGCTTCTGGAGCAGATCGCTGCCTTCGGCTCGATATCCGCCGCGGCGCGCGGCATGGAGATGTCCTACAAGCACGCCTGGGACCTGGTCGAGGACATGAACCGGGTGTTCGGCAAGCCGCTGGTATCGGCGCAGACCGGCGGCAAAAAGGGCGGCGGCGCCCAACTGACCGCGGTCGGCCTGGCGGTCGTCAGCCGCTTCCGGGCCATAGAGCGGGCGGCGACATCCGCGGCGGCGCAGCACATGGAGGCCTTGCAGGCGGAAATCGATGCCGGTTGA
- a CDS encoding SspB family protein has protein sequence MADDHIRYDILAQEALRGVMRKVLAEVARTGLPGNHHFFITFLTGAPGVRVSSRLRERYPEQMTIVIQFQYWDLKVSDTGFEVGLSFSDVPEKLEIPFSAVRGFYDPSVNFELEFDVRTDGAAEDEPAQPTPEPLAVVTEKKPETKKKAAAEADKKPAAADAGKSADVVSLDAFRKK, from the coding sequence ATGGCCGACGACCACATCCGCTACGACATTCTGGCCCAGGAGGCGTTGCGCGGCGTTATGCGCAAGGTCCTGGCCGAAGTCGCGCGCACCGGCCTTCCAGGCAACCATCATTTCTTCATCACATTCCTCACCGGCGCGCCGGGCGTTCGCGTGTCCTCGCGGCTGCGCGAGCGCTATCCGGAGCAGATGACCATCGTCATCCAGTTCCAGTACTGGGACCTGAAAGTGTCCGACACCGGCTTCGAGGTCGGCCTCTCCTTTTCCGATGTGCCGGAGAAGCTCGAAATCCCCTTCTCCGCCGTGCGCGGCTTCTACGATCCCTCGGTCAATTTCGAGCTCGAGTTCGATGTCAGGACTGATGGGGCGGCCGAGGACGAACCGGCGCAGCCCACGCCCGAGCCGCTGGCCGTCGTCACCGAGAAGAAACCGGAGACGAAGAAGAAAGCCGCCGCCGAGGCCGACAAGAAGCCCGCCGCGGCAGACGCCGGCAAAAGCGCCGACGTGGTGTCTCTCGACGCCTTCCGCAAGAAATAA
- a CDS encoding DUF4424 domain-containing protein, with the protein MFRTILTAALALSAAPAFANDSIAELGTGGLILSRSDAVAMESEDLFISQEKVTVDYVFRNNTDKDVDAIVAFPMPDIEGDPNEMPAIPEAQSDNFLGFEVTIDGVDAKPQLEQRAFAAGIDISADLKAQSVPLYPFGDAAKAALANLPKEVAEDWENRGIIIEDTADDGSGMKTVYAPFWQLRSTYWWRSTFPANKAVHVSHRYRPSVGGTSSVSFFYDGQFQGQYATYKTRYCMDDGFENAVRKAAKDNPDGYPQYFESRIAYILTTGGNWASGSIGDFKLTVDKGSPKNLVSFCGDNVRKVGPTTFEMTAKDFYPEHDIDILLLEPSDDTSGGDSGNGG; encoded by the coding sequence ATGTTCCGCACCATCCTGACCGCAGCGCTGGCTTTGTCGGCCGCGCCGGCGTTCGCCAACGATTCGATTGCCGAGCTTGGAACCGGCGGGCTGATCCTGTCGCGCAGCGATGCCGTCGCCATGGAGAGCGAGGACCTCTTCATCTCGCAAGAAAAAGTGACGGTCGACTATGTCTTCCGCAACAACACCGACAAGGATGTCGACGCCATCGTTGCCTTCCCGATGCCCGACATCGAAGGCGACCCGAACGAGATGCCGGCGATCCCCGAGGCGCAGAGCGACAATTTCCTCGGCTTCGAGGTGACTATCGACGGCGTCGATGCAAAGCCGCAACTGGAGCAGAGAGCCTTTGCGGCGGGTATCGACATCAGCGCCGATCTCAAGGCGCAGAGCGTGCCGCTCTATCCGTTCGGCGACGCGGCCAAGGCGGCGCTGGCGAACCTTCCCAAGGAGGTCGCCGAGGATTGGGAGAACCGTGGCATCATCATCGAGGATACGGCCGACGACGGCTCGGGGATGAAGACCGTCTACGCCCCGTTCTGGCAATTGCGTTCGACCTACTGGTGGCGCTCGACCTTCCCAGCCAACAAGGCCGTGCATGTCTCGCACCGCTACAGGCCGAGCGTCGGCGGAACCTCGTCGGTCAGCTTTTTCTATGATGGCCAGTTCCAGGGGCAGTATGCGACCTATAAGACCCGCTATTGCATGGACGACGGCTTCGAGAACGCCGTGCGCAAGGCGGCCAAGGACAATCCCGACGGCTACCCGCAATATTTCGAAAGCAGGATCGCCTATATCCTGACCACGGGCGGCAACTGGGCCTCGGGCAGTATCGGCGATTTCAAGCTGACCGTCGACAAAGGCAGCCCGAAGAACCTGGTCTCCTTCTGCGGCGACAATGTACGGAAGGTCGGACCGACGACATTCGAGATGACAGCGAAGGACTTCTATCCTGAGCACGACATCGACATATTGCTGCTCGAGCCGTCGGACGACACGAGTGGCGGCGACAGCGGGAACGGTGGCTAA